A genome region from Oenanthe melanoleuca isolate GR-GAL-2019-014 chromosome 14, OMel1.0, whole genome shotgun sequence includes the following:
- the ATPAF2 gene encoding ATP synthase mitochondrial F1 complex assembly factor 2 yields the protein MSSVAMWRGCRRLCWAYSPPARLPQPPPAAAGSGPVEPCGRRAYAPPAERKRFYQSVSISQGEGGFEINLDHRKLKTPQAKLFTVPSEALAIAVATEWDSQKDTIKFYTMHLTTLCNTALDNPTQRNKTQLIRAAVKFLETDTVCYRVEEPPALAELQKNEWDPVVAWAEQRYNVTIGSSTSILGPNIPASTKETFVSHLASYNMWALQGIEFVITQLKSLILSMSLIDRHITVEKAVLLSRLEEEYQIRRWGNVEWAHDYDLCELRARTAAGTLFVHLCSESSTVKHKLLQD from the exons ATGTCGTCTGTCGCGATGTGGCGCGGCTGTCGCCGGCTGTGCTGGGCCTACTCTCCGCCCGCTCGGCTCCCCCAACCGCCTCCTGCAGCTGCCGGGAGCGGCCCGGTGGAGCCATGCGGGCGCCGGGCCTATGCCCCGCCGGCAG AGAGGAAGAGGTTCTACCAGAGTGTGAGCATCTCACAAGGGGAAG GAGGCTTTGAAATAAACCTGGACCACCGAAAGCTGAAAACACCCCAGGCCAAGCTCTTCACTGTCCCCAGCGAGGCCTTGGCCATTGCAGTGGCAACGGAGTGGGATTCCCAGAAAGACACCATCAAGTTCTACACAATGCACCTG ACCACTCTGTGCAACACGGCGCTGGACAATCCCACGCAGAGAAACAAAACGCAGCTGATCCGGGCAGCAGTGAAGTTCCTGGAGACAGACACAGTCTG CTATCGTGTGGAGGAGCCTCCAGCCTTGGCAGAACTACAGAAGAATGAATGGGATCCTGTGGTCGCCTGGGCTGAGCAAAG GTACAACGTGACAATCGGCTCCTCGACCAGCATCCTGGGGCCAAACATTCCAGCCAGCACCAAGGAGACCTTTGTCAGCCATCTGGCATCCTACAACATGTGGGCCCTGcaag GTATAGAATTTGTAATCACCCAGCTGAAATCGCTGATTCTGTCCATGAGCCTGATTGACAGGCACATTACAGTAGAGAAAGCTGTGCTTCTGTCTCGCCTGGAGGAAGAATACCAG ATTCGGCGCTGGGGCAACGTGGAGTGGGCCCACGACTATGACCTGTGTGAGCTGCGCGCTCGCACAGCAGCTGGGACTCTCTTTGTTCACCTCTGCTCAGAGAGCTCCACTGTAAAACACAAGCTGTTGCAGGActga